One Acanthopagrus latus isolate v.2019 chromosome 12, fAcaLat1.1, whole genome shotgun sequence genomic region harbors:
- the nnt gene encoding NAD(P) transhydrogenase, mitochondrial yields the protein MASLLRVVAASCSAPVFSGVSCMKLQSSHALKSTCIRFFRTHQALGRCASPGIPYKQLTVGVPKEIFQNERRVALSPAGVQALIKQGFSVVVESGAGEPSKFPDEQYAQAGATIKDAKDVLASDVVVKVRAPIFNPDLGVHEVDLMKDAATLISFIYPAQNPELMDLLSQKKATVLAMDQVPRVTIAQGFDALSSMANIAGYKAVVLAANSFGRFFTGQITAAGKVPPAKVLIIGGGVAGLAAAGSARAMGAIVRGFDTRAAALEQFKSLGAEPLEVNIKESGEGQGGYAKEMSKEFIEEEMKLFARQCQDVDIVISTALIPGRRAPILITKPMIESMKDGSVVVDLAAEAGGNIETTVPGELSVYKGVTHIGYTDLPSRLPTQSSTLYSNNITKLVRAISPDKDNFYLDVKDSFDYGTMDHVVRGSIVMQNGKNLFPAPQPDNVPVAAPPKPKSIQELEKEKASQVSPFKATLTTAGMYTAGSATLLGLGLCAPNAAFTQIVTTFGLAGIVGYHTVWGVTPALHSPLMSVTNAISGLTAVGGLSLMGGGYTPNNTAETLALLAAFISSVNIAGGFLVTKKMLDMFKRPTDPPEYNYLYLLPSGVFVGGYAAALQAGYHIEQIMYLGSGLFCVGALAGLSNQKTARLGNALGMMGVTGGIAATLGALQPSPELLAQMSAAMAVGGTAGLAIAKRIQITDLPQLVAAFHSLVGLAAVLTCVAEYIIEYPHFATDPAANLTKIVAYIGTYIGGITFSGSLVAYGKLQGVLNSAPLMLPGRHALNATLMAASVGGMIPYMLDPSYTTGITCLGSVSALSAVMGVTLTAAIGGADMPVVITVLNSYSGWALCAEGFLLNNNLLTIVGALIGSSGAILSYIMCVAMNRSLANVILGGYGTSSTGTGKPMEITGTHTEVNVDQTVDMIKEAQNIIITPGYGLCAAKAQYPIAELVKMLQEAGKSVRFGIHPVAGRMPGQLNVLLAEAGVPYDIVLEMEEINDDFPETDLTLVIGANDTVNSAAQEDPNSIIAGMPVLEVWKSKQVIVMKRSLGVGYAAVDNPIFYKPNTAMLLGDAKKTCDALQAKVRESQSQSQ from the exons ATGGCGAGCCTCCTTCGTGTTGTGGCGGCCAGCTGCTCAGCCCCTGTGTTCAGCGGGGTTTCCTGTATGAAGTTGCAGAGCAGCCATGCTCTCAAATCAACATGCATTCGCTTTTTCAGGACCCATCAAGCTCTTGGACGATGTGCCAGTCCAG GTATTCCATACAAACAACTCACAGTCGGTGTACCCAAAGAAATATTCCAGAATGAACGTCGCGTGGCGCTCTCTCCCGCTGGTGTCCAGGCGCTCATCAAGCAGGGCTTCAGTGTCGTTGTGGAGTCTGGAGCCGGTGAGCCTTCCAAGTTCCCAGATGAGCAGTACGCCCAGGCTGGAGCAACAATCAAAGATGCTAAAGATGTCTTGGCGTCTGATGTGGTGGTTAAG GTCCGCGCTCCCATTTTCAACCCTGATTTGGGCGTCCACGAAGTGGACTTAATGAAGGACGCGGCCACTTTAATCAGCTTCATCTATCCAGCTCAGAATCCAGAGCTGATGGACTTGCTGTCCCAGAAGAAGGCAACCGTCCTGGCTATGGATCAGGTCCCCCGAGTCACCATTGCCCAGGGCTTTGATGCATTGAGCTCCATGGCAAACATTGCTGG GTACAAGGCTGTTGTGCTGGCAGCAAACAGCTTTGGTCGTTTTTTCACTGGACAAATCACAGCAGCTGGGAAAGTGCCACCTGCAAAG GTATTGATCATTGGAGGTGGTGTGGCCGGATTGGCAGCAGCGGGTTCTGCCAGGGCCATGGGAGCAATTGTCAGAGGATTTGATACcag agctgcagctttgGAGCAGTTTAAATCTTTGGGCGCAGAGCCACTAGAGGTGAATATTAAGGAGTCAGGAGAGGGCCAGGGAGGCTACGCCAAGGAAATGTCAAAGGAGTTCatagaggaggagatgaagctgTTTGCCAGACAGTGTCAGGATGTGGACATTGTCATCAGCACTGCTCTTATTCCAG GCAGGCGGGCACCCATCCTGATCACCAAACCCATGATAGAGAGCATGAAGGACGGGTCAGTGGTGGTGGACTTGGCTGCTGAGGCTGGAGGAAACATTGAGACCACTGTACCTGGAGAGCTGTCAGTATACAAG GGAGTGACCCACATTGGCTACACTGACCTACCCAGCCGTTTGCCGACACAGTCCAGCACTCTGTATTCTAACAACATCACTAAGTTGGTGCGGGCCATCAGCCCTGACAAGGACAACTTTTACCTCGATGTTAAGGACTCGTTTGACTATGGAACCATGGACCATGTTGTGAGGGGATCTATTGTGATGCAG AATGGAAAGAACCTGTTCCCTGCTCCTCAGCCCGACAATGTGCCCGTTGCGGCTCCCCCTAAACCAAAGTCTATCCAGGAACTAGAGAAGGAGAAGGCTTCCCAGGTCTCCCCCTTCAAGGCTACACTCACCACTGCTGGCATGTACACTGCAG gcTCTGCCACGCTGCTAGGTCTGGGTCTGTGCGCTCCTAACGCCGCCTTCACCCAGATCGTCACCACCTTTGGTCTGGCTGGCATCGTGGGATACCACACAGTGTGGGGAGTCACTCCCGCTCTGCACTCTCCACTCATGTCTGTCACCAACGCCATCTCAG GTCTGACGGCGGTGGGTGGTCTGTCCCTGATGGGAGGTGGCTACACCCCAAACAATACTGCTGAGACACTGGCTCTGCTGGCTGCCTTCATCTCCTCGGTCAACATTGCTG GTGGTTTCCTTGTGACGAAGAAGATGTTGGACATGTTCAAGCGTCCCACTGATCCTCCAGAGTATAATTACCTTTACCTGCTTCCTAGTGGGGTCTTTGTGGGAGGCTacgctgctgctctgcaggCTGGATACCACATTGAACAG ATTATGTACTTGGGCTCTGGCCTGTTCTGTGTCGGTGCCCTGGCTGGCCTTTCCAACCAGAAAACAGCCCGTCTGGGTAATGCTTTGGGTATGATGGGAGTCACCGGGGGCATTGCTGCCACTTTGGGTGCCCTGCAGCCGAGTCCTGAGCTCCTGGCACAGATGAGCGCCGCCATGGCTGTAGGTGGCACTGCTG GCTTGGCCATCGCTAAGAGAATCCAGATCACTGACTTGCCACAGCTGGTGGCTGCCTTCCACAGCTTGGTGGGTCTGGCTGCTGTGCTCACCTGCGTGGCCGAATATATTATCGAGTACCCCCACTTCGCCACCGACCCTGCGGCCAACCTCACCAAGATTGTTGCGTACATCGGCACTTACATTGGCGGAATCACTTTCAGCGGCTCTTTGGTGGCATATGGCAAACTGCAAG GTGTTCTGAACAGCGCTCCCCTGATGCTCCCTGGTCGTCATGCTCTGAATGCCACTCTTATGGCAGCCAGCGTTGGTGGGATGATTCCTTACATGCTGGATCCTAGTTACACCACAGGCATCACCTGTCTCggatctgtctctgctctgtccgCTGTCATG GGTGTAACCTTGACAGCAGCCATCGGAGGTGCTGACATGCCGGTGGTTATCACCGTGCTGAACAGTTACTCAGGCTGGGCGCTCTGTGCTGAGGGCTTCCTGCTCAACAACAACCTGCTGACCATCGTTGGAGCTCTCATCGGGTCATCTGGAGCAATCCTGTCATATATTATGTGTGTG GCCATGAATCGTTCCCTGGCCAACGTGATCTTGGGAGGCTACGGCACATCCTCCACCGGCACAGGAAAGCCCATGGAgatcacaggcacacacacagaggtcaacGTGGATCAGACCGTCGACATGATTAAAGAGGCCCAAAATATAATCATCACTccag GTTATGGACTCTGTGCTGCAAAGGCCCAGTACCCCATCGCTGAGCTGGTGAAAATGCTCCAAGAGGCTGGAAAATCAGTCAG GTTTGGTATTCACCCGGTGGCTGGCCGTATGCCTGGTCAGCTCAATGTGCTGTTGGCTGAAGCTGGTGTCCCGTATGATATTGTCCTGGAAATGGAAGAGATTAACGATGACTTCCCTG AGACGGACCTGACCCTGGTGATCGGTGCCAATGACACAGTGAACTCAGCCGCCCAGGAAGATCCTAACTCTATCATTGCTGGTATGCCTGTGTTGGAGGTCTGGAAGTCTAAGCAG GTTATTGTGATGAAGCGTTCCCTGGGTGTGGGCTACGCAGCTGTCGACAACCCCATCTTCTACAAGCCCAACACTGCTATGTTGCTAGGTGACGCCAAGAAGACCTGCGACGCCCTGCAAGCCAAGGTCCGCgagagccagagccagagccagtAA